In the Sorghum bicolor cultivar BTx623 chromosome 4, Sorghum_bicolor_NCBIv3, whole genome shotgun sequence genome, TTTATGCCTTCGGAGATTCTGGTTTTGTGCGCCCAGGTTTGCCTACGATGGCTTTCTTCACTTTTGCAAGTTGGTGCTTTACCTTTGATCCCACACCAGACAATAGGCTTTGTTTTTTAAGTGCCTTCTGGGCTGCTCCTGGTGCTTCAGTTTTCATTGCTGCTTCATCAGTGAAATTCTTAGTTCCCTCTATGTCCTTTATCTTCTCGTCATAAATACTCTCTTCTGCATCAGCCTTTGGACTCTGTTCTGCATCAGCCTCTGGACTCTGAATCAGCCAGAGCTTGCTTACGTCCACAAAGTTTTCTTCAGCCTCAGAAGCTTCTCTGGGTGAAACTACATTGAGATCACGTTCCTGGACCTTTGGATCAAACAGTTCCTGGTCTTCATTGGATTTTATGCTCACTGTTTGCTGAGGACTTTCGACTGTCTCATGCACATCTAGTTCATGGGTCAGAATCTCTTTCTTAGCCAAAAGTTGCTGGCCTCCTTCATCAATCTCTTCAGGAGACTTTTGCTCAGTACCAATTTCCTGGTGTTCCTGAAAATTAGATTCCCCAACCTTTTCAAGCTCCATTGCAGATTCGTTGTCAGCCACTTCATCTTGCTTATCTTGGTTGATCTGCAAGTTTGGACCATCAGCCTGAATTTCGACTGCTGTTGGAAAGTTTTCTTCAGATATTTCCTTTTCATGAGCCAAAATTGTCTGAGTGTCACAAACTGGTTCAGTAATTTGAGTTGCTAGTTCATTAGATGTTACTTCGGAGCTTGTGATTTTCTGCAGATTTACATGTGAACTTTCTACATTCTCTTCAGAAACTTCATCTGTGGCTGTGTTTGCATGCTGCTCCTCTTCGTTCTTATCTACTTCTTCGTTCTCCAGTTGAATATCAGTAGAACATGTGGCCTCAATGTTGGCAGATTCAGTGGGTTTGTCTTCTTTTGCAGACACAGGGTTCTGAACACTTGCAGTATCGCTAGACAAGTCATTGGCATCAGTCATTCCTGATTCTGTCAACAAAGGTGCTTGCTCAGACACTGCATCAACACTTTTGTCTTCAGGTAAAGATTCAAGCACGAGTCCTGTTTGTTCTTCTCCTAGAGTATCCTCTTTGGGAGCCTTTGTGTTTGTTGAGTCATTCAGGCTACTCCTCAAGCTTCCATTTTCAGTTTTTGTTGATTCCTCCATGTTTTCCTGACACACAGTACCAACTGCTCTGTCATCCAGCTCAACACTCGAAATATCAATATCTCTAGTTTCCATTTTTGTAGAAACACCAGCTGCTTCTCCTGTCAGCAATTCACCAGAAATCTCATCCTGGGTATTGTCTTGGTATGCTGGTATTTCCAAATCATGAGTGTTCTTTTTGATATCCTCATCAGTTTTAATTGATCTTTCTGTGTCCATCTTAAGATCATCACTTTGTTCTTTGACCATTTCCTGTGTTTCTTCAGGGCATTTAACTTCATGTTTTTCTTGTTCAACAAAGGTGAGATTGTCATCCACCTTATTTTCTGTAGGAAGTGACTGCAGATTTTCTTCTTGTTTAGAAATGAACGCGCAGCTGCCATCTTCTGTCGCTTCACCTTGCTTCCTTGCAGCCTTAGATTCTGAATCTTCATTTGCATCACTGCTCTCTTTTCCCAATATTAGATTCATCAGAAAATGGGAGACAGGTAATTCTTGTTCAACTTCTTTCTTAGCCTCTCCAAATTCTGTATCTTGCACGTCCTCTTCATTCCTTTCTTTTGGGGTTTGATTCTCATCTTGTTTGTCCTTTTCATCCTGTTCATTGGGAATTTGATTCTCTCCTGGTTCAGTTTGAAGGAGGTTCTCTGACAAAGGCACCTCTCTTTCTGTTTCCTCTAAGCTGAGCACCTTTTCAGGGGTGTTGTCATCCTGTGCCGGATGTCCAGGAAGGTCAAGATTGAGGTTTTCCATATTGTCATTCACACTTTCTTCCTTTGATGTTGTAATTACCAATGAAACATCAAGATCCCTTCCAGTGTCAGTAAAGGTCTTGAGACTTCCGTTAGACGGTGCTCCATCAGCTCCGCTAACCTACACAGAAAAATGAgaattactttagtaatattatATATAACTCCAAAATAGTTAATAACTGCTGACTTACTGACCTTGTCAGTAATATCGTCATTGATTGTTACTGCTTCAGTGGCTGTTGTACTGCTTATCTCTGTTTCCTCATGTGAAGCAGTTTCTTCAATCTTGTCAAATGAATTTTCTTCTGTTTCAAGTTGCAGAACATCATCTGCATTAATTTCTTCTTGACATTGTTCTGTTTGGTTTAAATCTGCAGCAGATTCGTCATTTTTTTCTTGCATAGCTTCAGTATCTACATCATTTTTCTCAGACATTGAAAGTTTTTCATCTTCAACCTGATTACAGGAAAAATGGAAGAGAATTTCACAAAGAACAGACTTGATAAGAAAAACTGGTAACATGAATTTCGAGGCATATAAGAGTGATACTTATTGAAGGGTATTAGGACTGACCTCGTGATGATTGCTTGAGTCCTCAACATTATTCTGTATGGATGATTCTACAGAAGGTTCAGAAGTGGAGTCGAGTCCCTTGTTTTCTCCTATCTCTTCAGTTTCTCTAGGCTTTATACTTGCATTGTCATGGATTATTTCTTCGCATAGAGGTGTTGCATCAATTTTAGCATCCACATTGTATGGTTCATTGGAACGCAGTTGAGGCGATTCTTCCTTTTCAGAATTTGTCTGTAGTTCATCATGACAAATAGCATTGTCTTCATGTATTTCTTTACTTTCTTCTATTTCATCTGCAATCTCTTTCTCTGATGCTTGAATGACATGAACAAGATCCTGCACAACAAAAATAACAGCTATAGCTCATTGCTCAGATTATTATGGTGTCATTTTAACAGAGAATTACTGCTAGCTATGAATGCTTCTGGCTGGAACTGCTGATGCATAGTGAGCTAATTTAAGAGTCAGACCATTGGAAAGTTCAGAAATTTACTGAGTGATGATGCCCACTGAAATCACATATGGTGGGGGAGCGAAGGAGAGAACGTGTTTTGTATGGAATGCAAATCTAAACATCACTCTCTTCATTTCTTGTTGTTTTGCTTTTACCTGTATACCACTATTGTTATTGCTATCACTTTACAGTTTTTCGTATGGAAGTCTCTTAATATTTCTTCAAGAGGAAAATAAATGAAAAGTGACTCCAAAAAATTACACCTTTTGGACTTCGGAACATTTATCATAAACATCCAATTTATTCATTAATTTTGGAACATCATGCACAATGTTcagtcagttttttttttttttttttttgaggaaaattCAATCAATTAGACCTTACATTCTCTAGTATTTTGTCTTTTGAAGGAGCTGGATCAGATGCTTCTTGAACAGATGATACCAAACCAGGTTCGATCTGCACAATCAGTAAAACATAGCAGTGTTTTTAGTATAAGCAATGAGAGGCTTTCACCAAATAATCACTACTTTGGTATAGGTTTGTTTTAATACTGATTTCTTAGTTTTACTTATTTTAGCGAGCTCACTTATTAATTATTAGAGATATGTATAGTCTAACACATGTATACCATGTTACTTGTATTTCAAGTTGTACTTGTTATATATATGAAAGCcaccccccacccccacccccctAATCGGGTGCGAGGTGTTCCCCCTACAGTAATTCAATGCACTAAGAGTAGTTCTCACATCTATTATTTTCTCAAGAAAAAATGGTGATCTGATATACCAATAATAAGGAAGCGTTTTCAGTTTTCCCCCCTCTATATTTCTAATCTGGAAATTTATCACATTGAACTTTGGTAATCCAACACTAACACGATTAACAAAAGAACATATATCTAATTCTCACACATCACTGGTGAAAAATCTGAACTGACCTCTTCTTTTCTAATTTCATCAGTTGTTTCGGCTTGGTCACTAGTAGAAGTTTTTGCTACTACATCATCGTTTTCTGCATTCTCATGCTCTTCTTTGTTATCATTtttggcatcatcatcatcttcaattCCTTCCCTTGTTTCCTTAGTGTTTTCAACCTTCATATCCATAATGCTTGGGGTGGCTTCATTCTTGAGAATCCCACTAATGACTGCCTTTGTTTGATCAGCCTGCAGGGTTTCATTGGTACAAACTTAATTTTCATTGTTTCTGATAAATAAGTCCAGAAAAAGTAACACATGCAATGAGTCATTATATTTACCTCGAATGCATCATTGTCTTTTGTCTTGTTTGTAGCTCCATTTTCGAAATTCTGGTACTCCACTAGTGGTTCTGTGGTTAAATCATCCCTCTTGTCTTCATGTTTCTGTTCATCTATCTGAAGTTCATCATTCTGACTTTCAATCTCCTCATCTTCTTTCTGCTTTTGATCTGAGTCAATCTTTTGCAGAGCCTCATCTTGTTCCAAAATGGATAAGGCATCTGTCTCACAACTTTGTTGTTGAAGTGCTACATCACAATGTTGCCTGCTATTGTGATGAATGGTTTGTTCACTACCTTTTGTTGTATCATCTTTTTCTGTAGTATCTTGTGCTGCCTGAGGATCATTTTCAAATAAAGCCTGTGATGCGTCTGCATTGCCACTTTCTGTGAGAATTTGCACGTCTATATCTCTATCTTGAACATGAGTTGTGTTCTCTCCATTATGCTCACTTGCCATTTGGCTTGAATTATGTTCAGTTCCAGCATTTGGCTCTTCTTTGACTTGATAGATATTGTTTGAAGTCTCCACTGTATCGCTCACAGAAGTTTgaacaacatcttcatcaatcaagttctcaCTACTCTGAGTTGTGAAAACAGTTTCGCCCAAATCACATGGATCATCCTGTATAAGATACACTAGTGAGGTGTCTTGCAAGTTATGTCCAATCTCAAAGATCAAATACGCAGGACAGCTGTGTATCATTTCATTAAGATGAAAAAAAAGGGGAGTACAAAATACAAACACCACCCACCACACCCTCACTCAAACTAGAGTCATATTCAGACAGCACTATTGatgtttttctttctctttcagTATGCAACTTAGATTTAGCTTAATAATTCTGCATCTTGGCTAGCAATAGTTATACCTTTACTGTTCAATTTATACTTTAAAATATATGTTTCAGCTTCCAACTTTGCATAGAGCCTGCTTATTAACTTTTTATGTTGATCTAACTAAACAGTCTGGCGTGCCAAAAATGAAAAATAGTCTGACAGAAATAAATTAAAAGCTTATCTTTGTTTTTGGATTCCTTCATGTCATATAATGATTCTAGTCAATCTATGATCATATAGTGTTTAAACTTATATAAGATGATGGATGTCACAGTTTGTTATCTGCCTCATACTGGATAAAATGCTGCATTAATGCTAGGTGTTTCCAATTATTTTAAATTCTAATTGAGCAGTATGCCAGTAGCTACATCTTGTATTGGTCTAGCATTTATGCTAAAGGAGGTTAATGTATATAGATACCTTTAGTTCTGTCGACTTCTGTATTTCATCTTTGATTCCGTGTGCCAAAATGACATTGTCAGTTTCATTCCCCATCGTTCCTTCATTTGATTCTACATGTTGATCTTCTGGTGTTGCTCCATTATCTGTTGGAGTTGGTTCCTCTGAGACAGCAATATTGGATTGTTCTCCATCATTAATGGCTTCAACTCTCTGCTTTTCCTCCGTTGCTTCCAAGTCATCCACTTGCTGAATATCATAAGTCGGTTCTATTGTTGCTATATTATTGTCTGAAGCTAGTTTCTCTATTGCATCAGCTTGGCTTGTATGAAAGTCTTCTTCAGCTTCAGTGGCATCGACACCCTTGATTTCTTCCACTGGTTGCTCTTGTTTAATGTCAACAGGTGGGTCAATTTCACTTGCAACAGAATCTTCTGTTCTTTCTTCAAGGGCGACAGTGCTGCTTTGGTCTGAGGTTTCTTCTGCCTTTACAAGCTTGTTGTTctcattgtctattgataatTCTACCTGTTCTGCTGGCTGGGCATATGAATCTGGATCACTTTCCAGTTCATTCCTTTCTCCAGCTGCATTATCAGGAGTGGCAATATTACTTTGCTTGGAGGCTTCATCAACTTCAATTGCTTTATTGTCTTCCACTTCTGGTAGTTTGTCCTCATGAACCTGCTGATCATCACCATTTGGCTCACCATCTACTGCTGGCTTCTCAAGGGTAGAAACTATGTGTTCTTGCTGATCTTCTGGTTCCATGGCTTCAATATCTCTTGTTTCTTCTGTTAAGCCCAGTTCTTGTACTTCTTGGACATCAGGAGTTGGTTCAATTCTTGGTACTTGATCTGCCTCTCCAGGAGTAGGAAAGCTACTGATATGTGAGAATTCTTCAGTTTTGTCATCTTCACTGTCCTTGATTTCTTGAGATGTCAGATTCTGCacttcttgtgtgttaaaagaTGGGTCTGTTACTGATGTATTTTCTTCTGTTGGAGTATGATCATCAGAAGTAGAACCATGGGTCTCTCCTGGATGTTCCGTTGTGTCAGTGCTGTCTTCAACTGATTCTAGTTCACGAACAGGTTCACTACCAGTACGTGGGGCATTTGGTGTTGAAGTATCGTCTTCAGTGCTCTCCTTTATATCTGCAACATTACTCTCATGAGGGACTGCTTCAGTCTCCATGGTTTCCAGGATCTTTTCTGATGTATAGTCACTTGATGTCATAACATCCTCTGTTTCAATTGTTCCTGTGTCCTTGGTCTCTTCTAGATCTGCCTCGTGGAAAGATGATGTATCAGCAGTTGCATCTGTTTCTGGAGCTGCTGCCTCAACAAGAGCAGTATTGCTTTTCACATTTTCTGTATCCTCAGTTTCTTCTGCTAACTGTGAATTGTCTGCTTGAGTGTCAGAACTTGGTTCTGTTGATGTGAACTCCTCAGAAGAAAGAGTGTTAGATGAGGCAATTTCTTGAGATTTATCAGCTTCAATTTCCTTGATGTCAGCAGATTCTTGATCCTGAAGTTGTTGGTGATCAATGTCTGGTTCAGTGGTTACATTATCTTCTGctgctgtttcttctgggacAGACTCCTCAGCGGTAGAGATTATTTTTTCCTGGGAGGTACTTTGAGATTCGGTGGCTTCAGTGTCATTATCTTCGATTGGTTCTGGTTTCATACTGCTTGATATTTCTTCTGTTGCCTGCTCCTCTGACTGAGCAGCAGCATCACTTTGGTGGGGGTTTCTGTGCACTTCTGTGGCTTCAATGTTGCTCACCTCTGTTGATTCATGCAATTCGGTTGTGGCCGGAGTTTCTACTTGAGTTGGCATCTGAAAGACAGTAGCATTCATTTCAAGGGATTTTTCATTCACTTCATCAATTTGAGTGTTCTTTATCTCCTCTGATCCCAGTTCCTGCACAGCCTGTATATCAGCAGGTGGCTCGCCTTCAGGGACATTGCTTTCTTCAGCTGAACCCCCAGCAGAAGCTGTGTTGCTTTGGTCAGAGATCCCTCCAGTTATGATATCTTTCTGACCATCAATTACTTCTGAAGATTCTGTGATGTTTACTTCTTGATTGTCACAACTTGTTTCACTTTCTTTTATATGATCTTCTTGAGAAGGCTCCTCTGAAACACAGGTGTTGCTTTCTCGGGGAACTGCTTCGACTTCAGTGGGTTCAGTTTCCTTTATTTCTGTTGCTGACTCTGTCTGCTGCATCTCACTTTCCTGTATATTATCTTCTTGAGCTGAATAATCGAATTGTGCAGCATTCCTCTGATTAGAAGCTTCCTCTGATTCAACAGGTTCTGTGCTCTTCATTTCTTCTGGTTCTAGCTCCTGTTTATGCGTTTCAGTGATATCCTCAGTCTGTAGCACATTCTGTTcaattgcctcatcaacaatcaCCACATCAGAGACTTCTGCAGTATTCTCAGCTATGTCTGCATTATCTACTTCTTGACTACCACAACTTGGCTCATCTGCTGCTACATTATCTTCCACTGTGTCCTCTGAAGTAGATATAGTTTTTTCATGGTAAGTTTCAGTGTCCTTAACTTCAACCAAATCTCGTTCAAGGGTTTGATGGATTTCACCATTATCTGGTTCATCTGTTGTTGAATCATTTTCTACTGCAAGTTCCTTGGAAGGAGTAACATGgtcaagtttggtgatttcttcAGCTTCAGTTGCTTCAATGTCCTTTAGTTCTTCTGTTTCAGTCACTTGTGGCTCACTTGTTGCTGTAGCATCTTCCTGAGCTAGGTCATTGAAGACAACAACATGATTCTGGTTAGAAGCTTCATCTGTTTTATCTTGTTCCAACTCCTGAACTGGTTGTGTATCTATTGTTGGCCCACTCTGCAGAATATTATCTTGAACTGGATTTTCGGTATTGCTCATGTTGGTGATCTCATCATCTTTGGCATCTCCAGGGACATTGATTTCCTCTGGTTCCACGTGATGTGCATGTTGGATTTCAGAACATGGATCTGTGGTTGCTACATGGTTTTCTGGAGTTGTCTCCTCAAAAGCAACACTACTTTGTTGCATCTCTGCTTCAGCATCTCCTACTGATTCCTGGCTTTGTTCTTGAATATTTACAGATGACTCCCTCATTTGTGCATCATGTTCTGGCATTGTGTCCTCAGGGACCACCATGTTGCTCTTGTGCTCAGTTTCTTCAGTCTTTACATTCACCAGGCCGTCAGATTCTTCAGTAGATTCTTGGTTCAGCACTTCTTGAGCATCAACCCCTGGCTCATCAGCGTGTTCAGATTTAGGCACCTCTTCCTGCAACACATCTGCATCTATCGCATCAGCTTGCTGATCAAGTTGCTCTTCTAATTTTATCACCTCTTCTGTAGGTTCTGCAATACAtgtgtcttctgaaaagctCTCTTTGTGGTCAGGATGGATAGCACCATCTGCTTTAACTAGTTCATCTGTTTCTGTGTTTCCATCAGTAGTATCTGGAATGGCATCAGAGATGTCCCGATTGATCTCCTCGGGAGTTTGAACTCCAGAAGATGCTTCGGTTATAACCTCATCAGGAATGTTTGCCATGCTTGCAGGTTGTGTGTCCTCAGTTGCATTTTCTGGTCCTAGATCTTGGTATTGCTGACCATCTTTTGTTTGCCCAATAGCTTTCAGTGTCTCTTCCTGGACTGTGTTATTTGTAGCACCTAAATTATGTTGATCTTCAGGAACTGCCACCTCCAAAGCAGAGCTGCTTGGTTGCACTGTTGCTTCAGTATCAACTGCGTCAGCAACTTCTCTTTCTTCTATAGTTTTGGCTTCTATTTCTTCCAATGATTCCTGGTTCTGCACTTGAATAGTTACAGGTAGCTCCCTTGTCGCGTCATATTCTGGCATTGCCTCCTCGGatgctggcatattgctctgGTGGGTTGTTTCTTCAGTATTTTCATTCACTGGGCCATCAGTTTCTTCAGCAGATTCTTGATTCAGCACTTCAAGAGCATCTGTTGCTGGCTCATCAGCGTATTCAGATTTAGGCACCTCTTCCTGCACCACGTCTGCATCCATTGCATCAGCTTGCTGGTTCTGCTGATCTTCTACTTTGACCACCTCTTCTGTAGGTTCTGCAGTAGATGTATCTTTTAGAAAGCTCTCTTTCTTGTCAGGATGAACATCAGCATGTGCTTTAGCTGGCTCATCTGCTTCTGTCTTTCCATCGGTAGTATC is a window encoding:
- the LOC8069925 gene encoding titin homolog isoform X1, encoding MATEDEAREAADGTEVQVEAVDLGTVHLHAHPEGKLSSLMEIKSMGETVVSTEGTLKIPEDQVFVEAPSDVQLPPEHNLNGEASSVSGHTDKEEKVSIEQPHDNDQEEAELDQSNGINKEDVTDGLSHGESTPEDNCLLKHKKDEEPQGDDQQDLGVTVNDDSVQEDTLKTDNAIEQTDVGQQDQNQEPEEANENTEPASITSNANVDNAIEQTNDGQQDQNPEPEKANENTEPASIANNADVEIVAEAPTGLQAPVERRTNDSDGILETIDEKRETYEPAKEDDAVHPEEMAKVEDQQSQQADMMDADVAPEEIKCEETDQQEEKPKSEAHEPTIDAQGVLSQESAEETDDLMNEKIKETAHQRNVAAPKETTLEHEATMSAPPVNTQVQNQESLEEIEDTEAEIQPNSGFGDAIPEDQSNLGVTIDNDTVNEDTLRAIEQQDDGQQDEDLEPEKAIEHTQSASMANIPHVEIVTEAPSGVQTPGETNLDNSDAVPDTIAAKTKTDDPAKAHTVINPDQKESFPEDTSNAEPTEEVVKAEDQQSQQADAMDANMVQEEVPKSEHADEPATDALEVLNQESAEEIDGPVNTEGTAHKETTPVDIQAQNWESLEEREATVEEREVAEAVDTDAPVQQSTVAFEEAVLEDQHNLGVTNNTVQEDTLEATGQTEGEQYQDLGTENATEDTQPATTANIPDVEVIAEAPSGIQTPVGINLDISDSIPDTTDGNTEIDEPAKAHDVAHPDKKENFLEDTSTTEPTEEAVRLEDQQSQHADAMDADVVQELVPKFEHTDEPATDALEVLNQESSEEIDGSVNQKTEETAHQSNMPASEEKMPQSDATTREPPVTIHVQNQESSGEREAIVEEREVAEAVDTEAPVQQSSVAFEEAVPEDQHYLGVTNNTVQEDTVEATGQTEDDHQYQELGPENTTENTQPASMANIPDVEVITEAPSVIQTPVEINLDISDAIPDTTDGKTEADEPAKAHADVHPDKKESFLKDTSTAEPTEEVVKVEDQQNQQADAMDADVVQEEVPKSEYADEPATDALEVLNQESAEETDGPVNENTEETTHQSNMPASEEAMPEYDATRELPVTIQVQNQESLEEIEAKTIEEREVADAVDTEATVQPSSSALEVAVPEDQHNLGATNNTVQEETLKAIGQTKDGQQYQDLGPENATEDTQPASMANIPDEVITEASSGVQTPEEINRDISDAIPDTTDGNTETDELVKADGAIHPDHKESFSEDTCIAEPTEEVIKLEEQLDQQADAIDADVLQEEVPKSEHADEPGVDAQEVLNQESTEESDGLVNVKTEETEHKSNMVVPEDTMPEHDAQMRESSVNIQEQSQESVGDAEAEMQQSSVAFEETTPENHVATTDPCSEIQHAHHVEPEEINVPGDAKDDEITNMSNTENPVQDNILQSGPTIDTQPVQELEQDKTDEASNQNHVVVFNDLAQEDATATSEPQVTETEELKDIEATEAEEITKLDHVTPSKELAVENDSTTDEPDNGEIHQTLERDLVEVKDTETYHEKTISTSEDTVEDNVAADEPSCGSQEVDNADIAENTAEVSDVVIVDEAIEQNVLQTEDITETHKQELEPEEMKSTEPVESEEASNQRNAAQFDYSAQEDNIQESEMQQTESATEIKETEPTEVEAVPRESNTCVSEEPSQEDHIKESETSCDNQEVNITESSEVIDGQKDIITGGISDQSNTASAGGSAEESNVPEGEPPADIQAVQELGSEEIKNTQIDEVNEKSLEMNATVFQMPTQVETPATTELHESTEVSNIEATEVHRNPHQSDAAAQSEEQATEEISSSMKPEPIEDNDTEATESQSTSQEKIISTAEESVPEETAAEDNVTTEPDIDHQQLQDQESADIKEIEADKSQEIASSNTLSSEEFTSTEPSSDTQADNSQLAEETEDTENVKSNTALVEAAAPETDATADTSSFHEADLEETKDTGTIETEDVMTSSDYTSEKILETMETEAVPHESNVADIKESTEDDTSTPNAPRTGSEPVRELESVEDSTDTTEHPGETHGSTSDDHTPTEENTSVTDPSFNTQEVQNLTSQEIKDSEDDKTEEFSHISSFPTPGEADQVPRIEPTPDVQEVQELGLTEETRDIEAMEPEDQQEHIVSTLEKPAVDGEPNGDDQQVHEDKLPEVEDNKAIEVDEASKQSNIATPDNAAGERNELESDPDSYAQPAEQVELSIDNENNKLVKAEETSDQSSTVALEERTEDSVASEIDPPVDIKQEQPVEEIKGVDATEAEEDFHTSQADAIEKLASDNNIATIEPTYDIQQVDDLEATEEKQRVEAINDGEQSNIAVSEEPTPTDNGATPEDQHVESNEGTMGNETDNVILAHGIKDEIQKSTELKDDPCDLGETVFTTQSSENLIDEDVVQTSVSDTVETSNNIYQVKEEPNAGTEHNSSQMASEHNGENTTHVQDRDIDVQILTESGNADASQALFENDPQAAQDTTEKDDTTKGSEQTIHHNSRQHCDVALQQQSCETDALSILEQDEALQKIDSDQKQKEDEEIESQNDELQIDEQKHEDKRDDLTTEPLVEYQNFENGATNKTKDNDAFEADQTKAVISGILKNEATPSIMDMKVENTKETREGIEDDDDAKNDNKEEHENAENDDVVAKTSTSDQAETTDEIRKEEIEPGLVSSVQEASDPAPSKDKILENDLVHVIQASEKEIADEIEESKEIHEDNAICHDELQTNSEKEESPQLRSNEPYNVDAKIDATPLCEEIIHDNASIKPRETEEIGENKGLDSTSEPSVESSIQNNVEDSSNHHEVEDEKLSMSEKNDVDTEAMQEKNDESAADLNQTEQCQEEINADDVLQLETEENSFDKIEETASHEETEISSTTATEAVTINDDITDKVSGADGAPSNGSLKTFTDTGRDLDVSLVITTSKEESVNDNMENLNLDLPGHPAQDDNTPEKVLSLEETEREVPLSENLLQTEPGENQIPNEQDEKDKQDENQTPKERNEEDVQDTEFGEAKKEVEQELPVSHFLMNLILGKESSDANEDSESKAARKQGEATEDGSCAFISKQEENLQSLPTENKVDDNLTFVEQEKHEVKCPEETQEMVKEQSDDLKMDTERSIKTDEDIKKNTHDLEIPAYQDNTQDEISGELLTGEAAGVSTKMETRDIDISSVELDDRAVGTVCQENMEESTKTENGSLRSSLNDSTNTKAPKEDTLGEEQTGLVLESLPEDKSVDAVSEQAPLLTESGMTDANDLSSDTASVQNPVSAKEDKPTESANIEATCSTDIQLENEEVDKNEEEQHANTATDEVSEENVESSHVNLQKITSSEVTSNELATQITEPVCDTQTILAHEKEISEENFPTAVEIQADGPNLQINQDKQDEVADNESAMELEKVGESNFQEHQEIGTEQKSPEEIDEGGQQLLAKKEILTHELDVHETVESPQQTVSIKSNEDQELFDPKVQERDLNVVSPREASEAEENFVDVSKLWLIQSPEADAEQSPKADAEESIYDEKIKDIEGTKNFTDEAAMKTEAPGAAQKALKKQSLLSGVGSKVKHQLAKVKKAIVGKPGRTKPESPKA